The sequence below is a genomic window from Bombus fervidus isolate BK054 chromosome 2, iyBomFerv1, whole genome shotgun sequence.
TGTGCCTACACTTTGAGTGCTGTAGCTTTTGAAAAAGCTTCTAAATGCATTAAATTTAATGATGAACCGAGTAAAGAAATTTATGATTGCGATTTAGAAGAAAGGTAAATGTATAGATATGTATATCTGTATGTGTAACATAAAGTTTTCAAATGACAGTTATAAAAATGcaccatatttttttatagtcaGAATcagaaaaaatgtatatatgaatTCATAAGAGACCTAATTAGTAGAATGATTGGAATTATAGTTAGCCATCCATTAGATGTTATTGCGTTAAGGATGATGGCACAATTTGTTGGTGgagaaacaaaatacaagTATGTAGATACCACAGTATAGATAATGGAACTCAAAATACATGTGTAATATGTTTTGCTATTAATCATAAATGCATTATCTCTTTGTTTACGTTAACAGCGGATTGTTTAGATCATTTGTAGAAGTATACAAAGAGAATGGAATCATGGGATACTATGCAGGATTATTACCTCGGCTCATTGGAAATGCTGCTGTATTAATGCTAGTCAGTTCATCTACTTATGTTATTGATAAATACATTATAAGTGATAGAGAATTGAAACCATATGCAGTTTCTGTCATAAGGGTAAAcagattaattatttaattataatatacatatcatGACAAATATTACAACTTATTCTTTACAGTTTATAGTAACAACAATTACATATCCATTTTTAGTGGTATCACACTGTATGGCAGTTAATAATTGTGGGTAAGTTGATTTGAAATAaagatcattttttatttattttagaagaGTTAAAATAcacattaatttaataaattttatttatcaagaTTAATTGCCGGTCTTCCTCCACAAATGCCAATTTACAATAGCTGGTTAGATTGCTGGTCTCACCTTTCAGCTACCAACCAGTTAAAAAGAGGAAACAGTCTGTTATGGCGTTATTATATGGGGCCACAAGTGATAATTAATGGAAAGCCAATACCCATTAACAAATACAATTTCCACTTGCAAAGTACAACATAGTAATAAGACATTgcatttatttgtatttgaaaGACTAATAGTAAAATCACTTCTGTgctatatactttttttttaaat
It includes:
- the LOC139997800 gene encoding mitochondrial carrier homolog 2 — translated: MISPIDEPLFSDIALRMLMNTVSHPIEYAKVLIQIGYEPIPPRPTTTLFGQPALALPNVFQYVRYIRNVDGFTGCYRGLIPKLCAYTLSAVAFEKASKCIKFNDEPSKEIYDCDLEESQNQKKCIYEFIRDLISRMIGIIVSHPLDVIALRMMAQFVGGETKYNGLFRSFVEVYKENGIMGYYAGLLPRLIGNAAVLMLVSSSTYVIDKYIISDRELKPYAVSVIRFIVTTITYPFLVVSHCMAVNNCGLIAGLPPQMPIYNSWLDCWSHLSATNQLKRGNSLLWRYYMGPQVIINGKPIPINKYNFHLQSTT